The nucleotide sequence AAGAACAAATTGAGGTAGCCGAAGAACCTACGGCGATCGGGGTCTTCGGCCATGTAGGCGACCGAGTAGATGTGGATCAGCGATCCGACTCCGGTGATCAGCAGCACGAAGCAAATGGACAGCTGATCGATTTGCAGTCCGAAGTCCACCTGCAGCTGGCTCACCGGCATCCAGGTGAAGACCGTTTGGTGGATGAGCCGATCGTCGGCGGAGCGCCCCACGAGGTCGGCGAGCATGGTCGCGCCAACGCCGAATGAGGCAAGGGCCGCCGCACAACCCAACCAGTGTCCCCACGCGTCGGTCCGCCTACCGCCGAACAGCAAGATCGCGGCACCCGCCAGCGGCAGCGCCACCAGCAGCCAGGTGTGTTGAGTCCCCAGAAAGTTCGTCACTGTGGCGCTATCAGCCTTTGAGTAGGTTCGCGTCGTCGACCGACGCCGATTTGCGGGTACGGAAAATCGTCATGATGATGGCCAGACCGACGACGACTTCGCAGGCTGCGACCACCATCGTGAAGAACGCGACCATTTGTCCGTCCAGATGCCCGTGCATTCGCGCGAACGTGACAAACGCGAGGTTGACGGCGTTGAGCATTAGCTCGACACACA is from Mycobacterium marinum and encodes:
- the nuoK gene encoding NADH-quinone oxidoreductase subunit NuoK, with protein sequence MNPANYLYLSALLFTIGASGVLLRRNAIVMFMCVELMLNAVNLAFVTFARMHGHLDGQMVAFFTMVVAACEVVVGLAIIMTIFRTRKSASVDDANLLKG